A genomic window from Laspinema palackyanum D2c includes:
- a CDS encoding septal ring lytic transglycosylase RlpA family protein produces MKQRFWWTTVVLLTTACGTTSTSHAEPNRPVNLNSDPDQIQVSPWSEVITKIQPHEITGKPAATLYVRNIPVLTFIESGDMSGDSNSETEMGSAGSGLKAKGLKGLSSLGSKAIAQSPIQAQNPRDPVSRAEAIAASLNQLRESNATPEITLEWNGELDEEGYPIRDEYLIKVNGMDLVAIDEQTRLPDTTNDLAQDAIQATNRLRRLIASAPAIAEIANRPQPRPEPEPPTLQAVTPEYLQYQINGMASWYGPGFHGRTSASGEIFDENALTAAHLYLPFGTQVRVTNLDNGSSVVVRINDRGPYTGGRIIDVSAAAARNLGMINSGVAQVRLEILGSSTSSSAE; encoded by the coding sequence ATGAAGCAAAGATTTTGGTGGACAACGGTTGTGCTGCTTACGACCGCCTGCGGGACAACCTCAACCAGTCATGCTGAACCGAATAGACCCGTCAATTTGAACTCGGATCCAGACCAAATCCAGGTCAGTCCTTGGTCCGAAGTCATCACCAAGATTCAACCCCATGAAATCACGGGGAAACCCGCAGCTACCCTCTATGTCAGAAATATTCCCGTCTTGACCTTTATCGAGTCTGGAGACATGAGTGGGGATTCCAATTCGGAGACTGAGATGGGGTCCGCAGGATCGGGACTGAAGGCTAAGGGTTTGAAGGGGTTAAGCAGTCTGGGATCCAAAGCCATCGCCCAGAGTCCGATTCAGGCCCAGAATCCCAGGGATCCCGTATCGAGAGCAGAGGCGATCGCCGCCAGCTTGAATCAGTTACGAGAAAGTAACGCCACACCGGAAATTACCCTGGAATGGAATGGGGAATTGGACGAGGAAGGATACCCCATCCGTGACGAATATCTAATCAAAGTCAATGGCATGGACCTGGTGGCGATCGACGAGCAAACCCGCCTACCAGACACCACCAACGACTTAGCACAAGACGCCATTCAGGCCACAAACCGACTCCGCCGCCTGATTGCCAGCGCACCGGCGATCGCCGAAATTGCCAATCGCCCCCAACCCAGACCGGAACCGGAACCGCCAACGCTACAAGCTGTCACCCCGGAATATCTTCAATACCAAATCAATGGGATGGCCTCCTGGTATGGCCCAGGATTTCATGGTCGAACGAGTGCCAGTGGGGAAATCTTTGACGAAAATGCGTTAACTGCGGCCCATCTGTATTTGCCCTTTGGGACCCAAGTCCGGGTAACCAATCTGGATAACGGGAGCTCTGTGGTCGTCAGAATCAACGATCGCGGACCTTATACCGGAGGACGCATTATCGACGTTTCAGCCGCAGCAGCGCGGAATCTGGGCATGATCAACAGTGGCGTTGCACAGGTGCGTCTGGAGATTTTAGGGTCCTCTACCAGCTCATCTGCGGAGTGA
- the purM gene encoding phosphoribosylformylglycinamidine cyclo-ligase: MDYREAGVDVEAGRAFVQKIRNMVTGTHRPEVLGGIGGFSGYFELPTGYQQPILVSGTDGVGTKLKLAMLLDRHDTVGIDLVAMCVNDVLTSGAEPLFFLDYLATGKLNQEQLANVVQGITDGCKQSGCALLGGETAEMPGFYQPGEYDLAGFCVGVVEKSELLTGQQIQVGDVAIGLASSGVHSNGFSLVRKIVSDRNIDWQDKPEQLNASVGEVLLTPTQLYVKPVLAARKAGIEIHGMAHITGGGLPENLPRCLPEGLSIQIDPNSWPILPIFNWLAEVGNVTLPEMFNTFNMGIGYVVVVPANQAEKTIQWFESQAISAYQIGEVIEGTGELLGIPEA, translated from the coding sequence ATGGATTATCGAGAAGCAGGCGTGGATGTTGAGGCGGGTCGAGCCTTTGTCCAGAAAATTCGGAATATGGTTACAGGGACCCATCGACCGGAAGTCCTTGGGGGGATTGGTGGATTTAGCGGTTATTTCGAGTTACCCACGGGATATCAACAACCCATCCTCGTCTCCGGGACCGATGGAGTGGGAACGAAACTCAAACTCGCCATGTTGCTCGATCGCCACGATACGGTTGGCATTGACTTAGTAGCGATGTGTGTGAATGATGTTTTAACTTCTGGTGCCGAACCCCTATTCTTTTTAGATTATTTAGCTACGGGAAAACTCAATCAAGAACAACTGGCGAACGTAGTCCAAGGAATTACCGATGGATGTAAACAATCTGGTTGTGCATTGTTAGGGGGAGAAACCGCAGAAATGCCCGGATTTTATCAACCGGGGGAATATGATTTAGCGGGATTTTGTGTGGGAGTCGTGGAAAAAAGCGAACTGCTCACGGGTCAGCAAATCCAAGTGGGAGATGTGGCGATCGGGCTGGCGAGTTCCGGAGTGCATAGTAATGGATTTAGTTTAGTTAGAAAGATTGTGAGCGATCGCAACATCGATTGGCAAGACAAACCGGAACAACTCAACGCATCCGTCGGCGAAGTCTTGCTCACCCCCACCCAACTTTACGTTAAACCTGTATTAGCCGCCCGAAAAGCCGGAATAGAAATTCACGGCATGGCGCATATTACCGGAGGTGGATTACCAGAAAACCTCCCCCGTTGTTTACCGGAAGGATTATCCATCCAAATTGACCCCAACAGTTGGCCGATTCTGCCCATTTTTAACTGGTTAGCAGAGGTAGGAAATGTCACCTTACCGGAAATGTTTAATACCTTTAATATGGGCATCGGTTATGTAGTAGTTGTGCCAGCCAATCAAGCCGAAAAAACTATTCAATGGTTTGAATCCCAGGCAATTTCTGCCTATCAAATTGGTGAAGTCATTGAAGGAACTGGCGAATTGCTAGGAATTCCAGAAGCATAA